In Fusarium fujikuroi IMI 58289 draft genome, chromosome FFUJ_chr02, the genomic stretch TGCCGTCTGAGTTGGTGCTGAGCGTCCATGTAGAGTCGTCAACGTGGACGGCGTGGGGGAGATCGCCCTGTTGTGGGTTAGTTGGTGTATGAGATGTGGCTTGAGATGTATGTGTGTACCTGGATGATTGGATCCTGGCCCTTGATACCCGCCTGTAGGCTCTGCTTCTTGATAGTAATGACGAGATCTCTCGACTTGAGGTTTCCGGGTACATTGAAGGTGACGTCGAGCTCTGAGATGGTCTGAGTCCACTTGTAGGGAAGAGCAGCCTGCTCCTGGGCCTCCTTTGCGTTAGCAGCGGCGGTCTCAGCAGGTGTAGGTTCTGTGAGAGTCAGTACGTGAGGCTTGTGATTGACAATTAATCTGTCTATGGCCACCCATAGAATGAGGGCTTAAAATAGCACTCACCGTTGTCAGCCATGGTGATGTATTTGAAGCGGTTGTGATGTGTTCTGAGGGGAGAAATCGATGGAAGCTGTTGGTTATGAGAGAAGGCTGACAATTCATGGAGGGGCAGCTAGAAGGTGGGGCCACATCATTCAGAGCTTTGACCAATGGGAATCTCCCCGGCACGTCTGTTATCCCCGTCTCGTCAGCCGTGCAGAACCAACATTTGATAAGGTGGTCACTGATTAATCAATTCTTCACCATAACAAAGCgtttcctttcctcttcttctcttcacaaCCTCGGCCCTCCAATCAACCGCACAGCCATTGCACTCGCCAGCCAAAATGTCTCGCGCAGGCGTCTCAATACGCCACGCCACAGATCTCAACGCGCCTCCACCGCCAGACCAAGACGAGACATGTCCCGTATGCAAGACAACACGCTACTTCAACCGCGACATGGAATTTCGCATCAACCCGGAGTGCTATCACCGCATGTGCAAGACATGCGTCGAGCGAATCTTCAAAGACGGCCCCAACCAATGTCCCTATGCCGGCTGCCACAAGACCCTTCGTCTTCGCGGTTTCAAGACTGCTTTCTTCGCGGATCTTGCCGTGGAGCGTGAAGTCGATATTCGGAGACGAGTGGCCGCGGTGTTTaacaaggttgaggaggactTTGAGACGCTGGACGA encodes the following:
- a CDS encoding probable nudC protein gives rise to the protein MADNEPTPAETAAANAKEAQEQAALPYKWTQTISELDVTFNVPGNLKSRDLVITIKKQSLQAGIKGQDPIIQGDLPHAVHVDDSTWTLSTNSDGTKTVEIHLDKVNKMEWWAHVVTSAPKIDVTKIQPDNSKLSDLDGETRGMVEKMMFDQQQKEKGLPSSDEQKKADILKKFQEQHPEMDFSKAKIQ